GGCCTCCTCGATGCGCAGCTTCGGCATCCCCGACTCGACCGCCTTGGTCATGCCGCCGAGAGCCTCGACCTCCTCGATCAGCGCCCATGCGTGCTTCGCGACCGCGTCGGTGAGTGCCTCCACGTAGTACGAGCCGCCCAGCGGGTCGACCACGTGGGTGACGCCGGTCTCCTCGGCGAGGATCAGCTGGGTGTTGCGCGCCACCCGCGCGGCGAAGTCGCTGGGAAGCGCGAGCGCCTCGTCGAAGGAGTTGGTGTGCAGGCTCTGCGTTCCGCCCAGCACTGCGGCCAGCGCTTCATATGCGGTGCGCACGATGTTGTTGTACGGGTCTTGCTCGGTGAGCGAGACACCCGAGGTCTGGCAGTGCGTGCGCAGCATCAGGGATCCGGGCTTCTTCGGATCGAACTGGCGCATCACGCGAGCCCACAGCAGGCGGGCGGCGCGCAGCTTCGCAACCTCCATGAAGATGTTCATGCCGATGCCGAAGAAAAAGGACAAGCGACCGGCGAACGCGTCCACGTCGAGTTTGCGGCCGAGGGCGGCGCGCACGTACTCGAGGCCGTCGGCGAGCGTGAACGCGAGCTCCTGCACGGCGGTCGCGCCGGCCTCGAGCATGTGGTAACCCGAGATCGAGATCGAGTTGAACTTCGGCATGTGCTGCGTCGTGTACTCGATGATGTCGGCAACGATCCGCATGCTCGGCTCGGGCGGATAGATGTAGGTGTTGCGGACCATGAACTCCTTGAGGATGTCGTTCTGGATGGTCCCGCCGAGCTGGTCCTGCGAGACGCCCTGCTCCTCGGCCGCGACGATGTAGCCGGCGAGCACCGGCAGCACTGCGCCGTTCATCGTCATCGAGACCGTCATGCGGTCGAGCGGGATCCCGTCGAAGAGGATCTTCATGTCCTCGACCGAGTCGATCGCGACGCCCGCCTTGCCGACGTCGCCGACCACGCGCGGGTGGTCGCTGTCGTAGCCGCGGTGGGTGGCGAGGTCGAAGGCCACCGACACGCCCGTCTGCCCGCCGGCGAGGTTCTGGCGATAGAAGGCGTTCGATTCCGCGGCGGTGGAGAACCCGGCGTACTGGCGGATCGTCCACGGGCGGTTGGAGTACATCGTGGCCCGCACGCCCCGTACGAACGGGTCGAAGCCAGGCAGCGTGCCAACGGCCTCGAGGCCCTCGAGGTCGGCCTCGGTGTAGAGCGGCTTGACCGGGATCCCCTCCGGCGTCTCCCAGACCAGCTGGTCGGGCTCCCCACCCACTTCCTTGGCGGCCAGGCCCTTCCAGTCGGGCACACTCGGCATGAACTCAACGGTAGAGGGGTCTCTGCCCGTTGAGCGACCTGGCGTCAGGCGGGCGGCGAGCGAGTGCGACCAGGACGGTGGGCAGATGTGGGTCAAGTGAACCCTGGAAGTGGACGAGAACTCGCGCGAGACTGCCGGGGCGGGCGGTCAGTACGGGACATCCAGCCCAACGATATTGAGGACGCCCCCCATGCGCCGTCTGCTCATCCTTCCCGCGGCACTGCTCGTGCTGCTCGGCGGGCCCGTCTTCGCCCTAGAGAGCACCACGCCACCGCCGGTGACCACCGACGAGGTCCCCGTGGTGGCCGAGGGCCAGACCGTGGCCGAGGGCTGGCAGTCCGCCACGACTCCTGTCGACGCCAACGTTGTCGGCATCTCGTGGGAGGGCGACCGGTCGGCCGAGTTCACCGTCGAGGTCCAGCAGTCCAACGGCACATGGTCGAAGGCCACGGCCGTGGAGGGCGATTCCGACGGCCAGGTCGAGACCGGAAGCGCGGATGCGGTCGGCGCAATCGCCGATCCGTCGACAGCAACTGACCCGATCTGGATCGGCGACAACGCGACGGCCGTGCGCGTCACGCTCGCAGACGGCACCGCCACGAACGTGACCGTCGAAGCCGTGGATGCGTCGGCGGCCGACCCGCCCTCTGGCTCGGCCGGTGCCGCGGGTGGCTTCTTCCCGATCATCGACGGACCGCAGCGGTACCTCTTCGCGGGCGCGCTCCTGGCCTCGGCTGCCCTGTTGGTTGCCATCGCGTTCGGCTGGTCACCTTGGCGCTACCGCGCCGCGCGCCGGACCTTGCTCGTGGTCGTCGTGGGCGCGCTCGCGGTCTCCGCCTGTCGCCCGGCGCCGGCCGCCAACGGCACGGTGCAACCGGGGATGATCATGCGATCGCAGTGGGCCGCCCGACCGTTCGGTACCGGGCCCGTCACGTGCAGCGCGCCCCAGATGGCTGCTGGTGGCCTGCGCTTTGCCGTGGTGCATCACACCGCAGGGAGCAACAACTACACCGCGAGTCAGAGCGCGTCGATCGTGCGCGGCATCCAGTCGTACCACATGAACGCGAACGGCTTCTGCGACGTGGCGTACCACTTCCTCATCGACAAGTACGGCCAGATCTTCGAAGGCCGCGCCGGCGGCATCGCGAACCCAGTCATCGGCGGTCATGCCGGTGGCTTCAACACCGGCTCCGTGGGCGTGGCGCTGCTCGGTGACTTCACGAGCATCAAGCCGACGAACGCGCAATGGCAGTCACTC
The nucleotide sequence above comes from Acidimicrobiia bacterium. Encoded proteins:
- the scpA gene encoding methylmalonyl-CoA mutase, with product MPSVPDWKGLAAKEVGGEPDQLVWETPEGIPVKPLYTEADLEGLEAVGTLPGFDPFVRGVRATMYSNRPWTIRQYAGFSTAAESNAFYRQNLAGGQTGVSVAFDLATHRGYDSDHPRVVGDVGKAGVAIDSVEDMKILFDGIPLDRMTVSMTMNGAVLPVLAGYIVAAEEQGVSQDQLGGTIQNDILKEFMVRNTYIYPPEPSMRIVADIIEYTTQHMPKFNSISISGYHMLEAGATAVQELAFTLADGLEYVRAALGRKLDVDAFAGRLSFFFGIGMNIFMEVAKLRAARLLWARVMRQFDPKKPGSLMLRTHCQTSGVSLTEQDPYNNIVRTAYEALAAVLGGTQSLHTNSFDEALALPSDFAARVARNTQLILAEETGVTHVVDPLGGSYYVEALTDAVAKHAWALIEEVEALGGMTKAVESGMPKLRIEEAAARRQAAVDRSDEVIVGVNKYRLAEESAVDIRTVDNSAVRESQIARLERVRATRDEAVCTAALERLTEGARGDANLLELSTEASRARATVGEISDALEQVFTRHRATVRTISGVYGRAAEGDEEWDRARAQVEEFATAEGRRPRILVVKIGQDGHDRGAKVIATAFADLGFDVDVGPLFQTPEEAARDAVENDVHVVGVSSQAAGHKTLVPDLIAQLRKQGGDDIVVVVGGVIPPADYDFLRDAGVAAVFGPGTHIATAASEVLAALPRHG
- a CDS encoding peptidoglycan recognition protein; the encoded protein is MRRLLILPAALLVLLGGPVFALESTTPPPVTTDEVPVVAEGQTVAEGWQSATTPVDANVVGISWEGDRSAEFTVEVQQSNGTWSKATAVEGDSDGQVETGSADAVGAIADPSTATDPIWIGDNATAVRVTLADGTATNVTVEAVDASAADPPSGSAGAAGGFFPIIDGPQRYLFAGALLASAALLVAIAFGWSPWRYRAARRTLLVVVVGALAVSACRPAPAANGTVQPGMIMRSQWAARPFGTGPVTCSAPQMAAGGLRFAVVHHTAGSNNYTASQSASIVRGIQSYHMNANGFCDVAYHFLIDKYGQIFEGRAGGIANPVIGGHAGGFNTGSVGVALLGDFTSIKPTNAQWQSLVHLLRWRLSVGFVDPLRGFWQTVASSPCNCQNWPVGSKVFLPNAIVTHRDVDKTGCPGNAFYSELATLRQQVKAGIVYPPTTTSTSSTSTSSTTSTTLSGGAVPTSSTTTSGPVTTTSQP